The following are from one region of the Anomaloglossus baeobatrachus isolate aAnoBae1 chromosome 1, aAnoBae1.hap1, whole genome shotgun sequence genome:
- the LOC142296827 gene encoding izumo sperm-egg fusion protein 1-like: MGRLKRNIEVAEDEDLILDCSFPWHSLLEQPYKNNFVRLISSVFPFSPFIELESKVIEEPYIEMKGVQKKDEGMYMCSTILQSDVPVSKIIYHVKVVKGPARTTGRYKPRPTLPNELDITTPELPFIQTQSFKIILVAGGITILLIAGICICICVYRFKKMKNKTLEPV, from the exons ATGGGCAGACTGA aaAGGAATATAGAAGTTGCAGAGGATGAAGATCTAATCCTGGATTGTAGCTTTCCATGGCATTCCCTGCTGGAGCAACCCTATAAAAACAACTTTGTTAGG CTTATCTCCAGCGTGTTTCCCTTTTCTCCATTCATTGAACTCGAATCTAAAGTGATTGAGGAGCCCTATATAGAGATGAAGGGCGTCCAGAAGAAAGATGAAGGCATGTACATGTGTTCTACCATTCTGCAGTCTGACGTGCCGGTCAGTAAGATCATCTATCATGTGAAAG TTGTCAAAGGACCTGCAAGGACGACAGGAAGATACAAGCCTCGTCCTACTCTTCCTAATGAGCTTGACATCACTACGCCGGAGCTACCATTTATTCAGACACAATCCTTCAAAATAATATTGGTGGCCGGCGGCATCACCATCCTATTGATTGCTGGAATATG catttgTATTTGTGTATACCGGTTCAAGAAAATGAAGAACAAGACTCTAGAACCAGTATAG